In Crinalium epipsammum PCC 9333, the following are encoded in one genomic region:
- a CDS encoding tyrosine-type recombinase/integrase, translating into MTAQTLQLPKVGKTEKQERQSPNSHKYFEVRTREYLLPEEVSAIRLAIKKSKGRHAHRDSTLILLCYRHGLRVAEVASLRWEQIDWSGGTIYVKRVKKGTPWVQPLSGLEIRSLRQLLRNYPASPYIFQSSRLGPLAHDTISGIVERAGELAGLPFPIHAHMLRHGTGYYLANRGIDTRTIQSYLGHKNIQHTVHYTELASTKFQGLWDD; encoded by the coding sequence ATGACAGCACAAACCCTCCAACTACCGAAAGTTGGCAAAACAGAAAAACAAGAACGTCAGTCGCCTAACTCTCATAAGTATTTCGAGGTCAGGACTAGGGAGTATTTATTACCAGAAGAAGTCTCTGCGATCCGGTTAGCCATCAAAAAATCTAAGGGTCGCCACGCTCACCGAGACTCAACTCTAATTTTGCTTTGCTATCGTCACGGATTGCGCGTGGCAGAGGTGGCATCTTTGCGGTGGGAGCAAATAGATTGGAGTGGTGGCACAATTTACGTGAAACGAGTTAAAAAAGGGACACCCTGGGTTCAACCACTTTCTGGTCTGGAGATTCGCTCTCTCCGTCAGTTGCTTAGAAATTATCCTGCTAGTCCCTATATTTTCCAGTCGTCTCGACTTGGCCCGTTGGCACATGATACGATCTCCGGCATTGTTGAGCGGGCTGGGGAATTAGCTGGTTTGCCTTTTCCTATTCATGCTCATATGCTGCGGCATGGAACAGGTTATTATCTGGCGAATCGAGGTATTGATACCCGAACAATTCAGAGTTATTTGGGGCATAAAAATATTCAGCATACTGTTCATTACACCGAACTTGCATCTACCAAATTTCAAGGGCTTTGGGATGATTAA
- a CDS encoding ATP-binding protein, which produces MNPELSAQPSLLVGKGRLEIATYKDPQIPNYQDNPLIEALPKILTSEEALTKLAHYPSYDPVQRTWPSHLRVHLIQSALQFFAPLPVHLDLEQRFSRLIRTGYQARNPQRPSFWGNLNQGVMSLSQEGSVSHLGRSTANGFTIIGMSGVGKTVSVESILSLYPQVIIHNHYRNRDFTHQQLVWLKLDCPFDGSIRGLCLNFFQAVDDLLGTQYYKNYQKGRPNVDALIPLMARVASLHCLGALVIDEIQHLSSAKSGGASLMLNFFVQLVNTIGVPVILVGTYKAWSVLSGEFRSSRRGTGQGDLIWDRMANDEIWQLFIESLWRYQYVQKLCPLTPTFSQVLYEVTQGITDLAVKVYVLAQLRAITTGKEVITKAIIQSVARDSLRLVNPVLNALKTGMTQQLQGFEDVHPIELGTFFQEAISTVQKVDYLNCLKASTTKSVDHNLLVATSLEQQGEITESTSLAAAIPETLPLKTSSPRRKITNKPQLITRETANNATTLIEIVTIGTAHQISGYEALKLAGLIQPTTEY; this is translated from the coding sequence ATGAACCCTGAACTATCAGCACAACCATCCTTATTAGTAGGTAAAGGGCGTTTGGAGATAGCAACTTACAAAGACCCGCAGATCCCTAACTATCAGGATAATCCGCTCATTGAAGCTTTACCAAAAATTCTCACAAGCGAAGAAGCACTGACTAAGCTGGCACACTATCCCAGTTATGACCCAGTTCAACGGACTTGGCCATCTCACCTACGCGTCCATTTGATTCAAAGTGCTCTACAATTTTTTGCACCGCTCCCGGTTCACCTCGATTTAGAACAGAGGTTTTCACGTTTGATTCGCACCGGATACCAGGCTCGCAATCCCCAGCGCCCTAGCTTTTGGGGTAACTTAAACCAGGGAGTGATGTCATTAAGCCAAGAAGGAAGTGTTTCCCATCTAGGACGCTCAACTGCAAATGGTTTTACCATTATCGGTATGAGTGGAGTGGGTAAAACCGTCTCGGTCGAGTCAATTCTTTCACTCTATCCCCAAGTCATTATTCACAATCATTACCGGAATCGAGATTTTACCCACCAGCAATTAGTGTGGCTCAAATTGGATTGTCCTTTTGATGGTTCGATTCGTGGTTTATGCCTGAACTTTTTTCAAGCTGTAGATGACTTATTAGGAACACAATATTACAAAAACTATCAGAAAGGGCGACCCAACGTAGATGCACTCATTCCATTAATGGCACGTGTCGCTTCCTTACATTGTTTGGGGGCGCTGGTAATTGACGAAATCCAACACTTAAGTTCTGCCAAAAGTGGAGGAGCAAGTCTCATGCTCAACTTTTTTGTCCAGTTGGTTAACACTATTGGCGTACCAGTTATTTTAGTTGGAACTTACAAAGCTTGGTCGGTTTTGAGTGGTGAGTTTCGCTCCTCCCGTCGTGGCACTGGTCAAGGGGATCTAATTTGGGACAGGATGGCAAATGATGAAATTTGGCAGTTATTTATTGAATCGCTGTGGCGTTATCAATATGTTCAAAAGCTTTGCCCGCTCACACCTACGTTTAGCCAAGTTCTTTATGAAGTTACACAAGGTATTACAGACTTGGCAGTAAAAGTTTATGTCCTGGCACAACTGCGAGCGATTACTACCGGGAAGGAAGTTATTACCAAGGCAATTATTCAATCGGTAGCTCGTGATAGTTTACGCCTGGTTAATCCAGTACTCAATGCTTTAAAAACTGGTATGACACAGCAGCTTCAAGGTTTTGAAGATGTTCATCCCATTGAACTGGGTACTTTCTTTCAAGAGGCAATATCTACTGTTCAAAAGGTGGATTATCTTAACTGTTTAAAGGCATCTACAACGAAGTCTGTAGATCATAATCTACTTGTTGCGACCTCGCTTGAACAACAAGGAGAGATAACTGAATCAACCTCGTTGGCAGCAGCTATTCCAGAAACTCTTCCACTCAAAACTTCTTCGCCTAGAAGAAAAATCACAAATAAACCACAGCTAATCACAAGAGAAACAGCTAATAATGCTACTACTTTAATAGAGATTGTAACTATCGGTACTGCACATCAAATTTCTGGTTATGAAGCTCTAAAACTTGCTGGTTTAATTCAACCCACTACTGAATATTAA
- a CDS encoding ISKra4-like element ISCep1 family transposase, which translates to MKLKIQVVIESDNGDREIIQEITQIERGILQPENLGLSLVEAKTLLNKVQRTLVQQQVTEYEKQHDSCQHCENKLLRKDKRIVVYRTLFGKLKLQCNRLFQCTCQEQSTRTFKPLGKLLKERISPELLYLESKFVSLMSYGLSVKLLEELLPIEGEISVTTVRNKLHVCAQRLESELGEEKRVYIEGTQRDWDNLPRPELPLVVGVDGGYVRFYDKKSSTKGNFEIIVGKSIKSDNTSKRFGGVYSYDTKPQRRIFEVLKSQGMQMNQQVTFLSDGDEKLRDLMFGLNPNTEYLLDWFHITMRLTVINQMAKGINKKDTELNTDIPKDLERIKWYLWHGNVFRALQLLKDFVDDLEVEVFNGNAQREVKKLLKMVQEFETYIFNNGACIPNYGERWHNDEAIATGFVESTVNQVISKRFVKKQQMRWTPKGAHLLLQMRMLVLNGELRRQFEQWYSGLRLDNEPNLQIPNSV; encoded by the coding sequence GTGAAACTTAAAATACAAGTTGTAATCGAATCAGATAATGGCGACAGAGAAATTATCCAAGAAATTACCCAAATAGAGCGTGGTATTCTACAACCTGAAAACTTAGGATTAAGCCTAGTAGAAGCAAAAACTCTGCTCAACAAAGTCCAACGCACTTTAGTTCAGCAACAAGTTACTGAGTATGAAAAGCAACACGATTCATGCCAGCACTGTGAAAATAAACTCTTGCGTAAAGACAAACGGATAGTTGTATACAGAACCCTTTTTGGTAAGTTAAAGCTACAATGCAATCGCCTATTTCAATGTACCTGCCAAGAGCAGTCAACCCGTACCTTTAAACCACTAGGTAAGTTACTGAAAGAACGAATCTCTCCAGAATTGCTCTATTTAGAATCCAAGTTTGTATCTTTGATGTCTTACGGGCTTTCCGTTAAATTATTGGAGGAATTATTACCAATAGAAGGCGAAATAAGCGTTACCACAGTTCGGAATAAGCTCCACGTCTGTGCCCAACGTTTAGAATCCGAATTGGGTGAAGAGAAAAGAGTATACATCGAAGGCACCCAAAGGGATTGGGATAATTTGCCCAGACCGGAGCTACCGCTGGTAGTAGGAGTAGATGGAGGATATGTTCGTTTCTATGACAAGAAATCATCAACCAAAGGTAATTTTGAAATTATCGTTGGTAAGAGCATAAAATCAGACAATACCTCCAAGCGGTTTGGAGGAGTTTATTCCTACGATACCAAACCTCAGCGTCGGATCTTCGAGGTCTTGAAATCCCAAGGGATGCAGATGAACCAACAGGTAACATTCCTGTCAGATGGTGATGAGAAGCTCCGTGACCTAATGTTTGGTCTCAACCCAAACACAGAATATCTCTTAGATTGGTTTCACATCACCATGCGGCTGACAGTGATAAATCAGATGGCAAAAGGAATTAATAAAAAAGATACCGAACTAAATACAGACATACCCAAAGATCTGGAACGGATTAAATGGTATTTGTGGCATGGAAACGTATTTAGAGCATTGCAACTATTAAAAGACTTTGTTGATGACCTAGAAGTTGAGGTTTTTAATGGCAATGCTCAACGAGAGGTAAAAAAGCTGTTGAAAATGGTGCAGGAATTTGAAACATACATTTTTAACAATGGAGCTTGTATTCCTAACTATGGAGAACGTTGGCACAATGACGAGGCTATTGCAACTGGATTTGTCGAATCAACAGTTAATCAAGTTATTAGCAAACGATTTGTGAAAAAACAACAGATGCGGTGGACACCCAAAGGTGCTCATCTTCTTCTCCAGATGCGAATGCTAGTTTTAAATGGAGAGTTGCGTCGCCAATTCGAGCAATGGTATTCTGGTTTAAGGCTAGATAATGAGCCAAATCTACAGATACCTAATTCCGTTTAA
- a CDS encoding DNA sulfur modification protein DndB has translation MTLAALGHLGASLISNYPQTWEIHLKKLQQINWSRSNPEWQYRIIVGGRISKSRISVSLMTVYLKKTFGLALNINKNKLERDKLSKEKISL, from the coding sequence GTGACTTTAGCAGCTTTAGGACATTTAGGTGCATCATTAATTTCAAACTATCCACAAACTTGGGAAATACACTTAAAAAAATTACAACAAATAAATTGGTCACGATCTAATCCAGAGTGGCAATATAGAATTATTGTTGGCGGTCGGATATCTAAATCTAGAATTAGTGTTAGCTTGATGACTGTTTACTTAAAGAAAACTTTTGGTTTGGCTTTAAATATAAATAAAAATAAGTTGGAACGAGACAAATTATCAAAAGAAAAAATTTCTCTGTAA
- a CDS encoding acylase — MLFTLSKRLAFRLFSFILGITFFIAIAGYHPVFAQKSTEILWDTYGVPHIYGKDTKGLFRAFGWAQMQSHGDLILRLYGQGRGRAAEYWGKEYLDSDRWVRTMKVPERAQEWYQAQNKNFRLNLDAFAEGINAYAKEHPELINDAVEAVLPVTGVDILAHGQRVLNFTFVVDPDTVAGITNADKSKGSNGWAIAPTHSASGKAMLLANPHLPWSDLYLWYEAQLTAPGIDAYGATLVGLPVLEIAFNDFLGWTHTVNTFDGWDAYELKLKNNGYLWDGKVKAFETEQQEIKIKQDDGTIKSELLEIKRSIHGAVVSQKDDKAIAIRVVGLDRSGGLEEWWDMSRAHNLTEFESALKRLQIPMFTVMYADREGHIMHLFNGQVPVRSKGDFKYWQGVVPGDTSATLWTKIHPYRDLPRILDPVSGWLQNTNDAPWTTTFPVAINPDNYPPYIAPRGQMSLRSQRSARMLMEDEKISFPELIEYKHSTRVELADRVLDDLITAARQSGNNLTKQAADVLAKWDRNTNADSRGAVLFATWRQLVDRKRLFAVPWSENAPLTTPKGIGDRANAVTALETAANNVRSTYGSLDVPWGQVFQLKNGKTNLPANGSNDALGVFRNVWYASEKKGKRQAIGGDSFVAAIEFSNPVKAMVLTTYGNSTQPNSTHINDQLELFEEKKLRSVWRKRAEIEAHLESQKVF, encoded by the coding sequence ATGTTGTTTACTTTATCTAAGCGCCTCGCATTTCGCCTTTTTTCATTCATCCTGGGAATAACCTTTTTTATAGCGATCGCAGGCTATCATCCTGTTTTTGCTCAAAAATCTACCGAAATTCTGTGGGATACCTACGGCGTTCCTCATATTTACGGTAAAGATACTAAAGGTTTATTTCGTGCTTTTGGATGGGCGCAGATGCAAAGTCATGGAGACTTAATCTTGCGTCTTTACGGTCAGGGACGCGGTAGGGCAGCCGAATATTGGGGTAAAGAGTATTTAGATTCTGATCGCTGGGTGCGGACAATGAAAGTACCAGAACGCGCCCAAGAATGGTATCAAGCCCAAAATAAAAATTTTCGTCTTAATCTTGATGCTTTTGCTGAGGGAATTAATGCTTACGCCAAAGAACATCCAGAATTAATAAATGATGCAGTTGAAGCAGTTTTACCAGTTACCGGAGTAGATATATTAGCCCACGGTCAGCGTGTGCTAAATTTTACTTTCGTAGTTGATCCCGATACTGTAGCAGGTATTACTAACGCTGATAAATCAAAAGGTTCTAATGGTTGGGCGATCGCACCAACACATTCTGCTAGTGGCAAAGCAATGCTACTCGCAAATCCCCACCTACCTTGGTCAGATTTATATCTTTGGTATGAGGCGCAACTAACAGCACCTGGAATAGATGCTTATGGAGCAACTTTAGTTGGTCTACCAGTATTAGAAATTGCGTTTAATGATTTCCTTGGCTGGACGCACACTGTTAATACTTTTGATGGCTGGGATGCCTACGAACTGAAATTAAAAAATAATGGCTATCTTTGGGACGGTAAAGTTAAAGCATTTGAAACAGAACAGCAAGAAATTAAAATTAAGCAGGATGATGGCACTATAAAATCAGAGTTACTGGAAATTAAGCGATCAATTCATGGTGCTGTTGTTAGCCAGAAAGATGACAAAGCGATCGCCATTCGCGTAGTTGGTTTAGATCGATCAGGCGGACTGGAAGAGTGGTGGGATATGTCCCGCGCCCACAATTTAACCGAGTTTGAATCTGCACTTAAACGCTTGCAAATCCCCATGTTCACCGTGATGTACGCAGATCGGGAGGGACACATCATGCACCTATTCAACGGTCAAGTTCCGGTTCGTTCCAAAGGTGATTTTAAATACTGGCAAGGCGTAGTTCCTGGTGATACCTCTGCCACACTTTGGACAAAAATCCATCCTTATAGAGATTTGCCCCGCATTCTCGATCCTGTTAGCGGTTGGTTACAAAATACTAACGATGCGCCTTGGACAACCACATTTCCAGTAGCCATTAATCCCGACAATTATCCGCCTTATATCGCACCACGAGGACAAATGAGTTTGCGATCGCAACGTTCAGCGCGAATGCTAATGGAAGATGAAAAAATCTCTTTTCCAGAATTGATCGAATACAAACACTCTACACGGGTAGAACTAGCAGATCGAGTTTTAGACGATTTAATTACCGCCGCGCGTCAATCAGGCAACAACTTAACAAAACAAGCGGCGGACGTATTAGCTAAATGGGATCGCAATACTAATGCAGACAGTCGCGGAGCAGTTTTGTTTGCCACTTGGAGACAACTTGTAGATCGAAAACGCTTATTTGCAGTGCCTTGGAGTGAAAACGCGCCTCTGACTACTCCCAAAGGAATTGGCGATCGCGCTAATGCAGTAACAGCACTCGAAACTGCGGCTAACAACGTGCGATCAACTTATGGTTCCTTAGATGTTCCTTGGGGTCAAGTGTTTCAGCTTAAGAATGGCAAAACTAATCTGCCAGCTAACGGCAGTAACGATGCTCTTGGTGTATTCAGAAACGTTTGGTATGCCTCTGAAAAAAAGGGGAAAAGGCAAGCGATAGGGGGAGATTCATTTGTAGCCGCAATTGAGTTTTCTAATCCAGTTAAGGCGATGGTATTGACAACTTACGGCAACTCAACACAACCCAATTCAACTCATATAAATGATCAGTTAGAGCTATTTGAAGAAAAAAAATTGCGATCAGTATGGCGTAAACGTGCAGAAATAGAAGCACACTTGGAGTCCCAAAAGGTGTTTTAA
- a CDS encoding TnsD family Tn7-like transposition protein, which produces MLGFFPDPYPDELFYSICARFHHLVGYARWQTTVCELFGKVVKVTVAMPCRLKALVAALPPGHRYTVDRFIDEHTLFPFYSRFLSLTSANEIYSRMALSEKKTLFIRSGIPKYLQFCPTCVLQDRKQFGECYWHRLHQAPGVKICPVHRKFLQSSQISIQQHQCIAAEQALSKIEVEPSLNTHSIHPLFLQIAHDATWLLSQPHQTVDQQFIRNRYVQLMISAGFANSRGFFAMPQLINSFEQAYPVDCIKQLQCGFDLSAEPSWITITLQNWRQHQHPLRHLLLIHLLRCSAQDFFLT; this is translated from the coding sequence ATGTTAGGTTTTTTTCCTGACCCTTACCCTGATGAACTGTTTTACAGCATTTGTGCTCGATTTCATCATCTTGTTGGTTATGCACGTTGGCAAACTACAGTCTGTGAGCTATTTGGTAAAGTTGTCAAAGTGACAGTTGCCATGCCCTGTCGCCTCAAGGCGCTCGTTGCTGCTTTACCTCCTGGTCACCGTTATACTGTTGACCGCTTCATAGATGAACACACTCTTTTCCCCTTTTACAGTCGTTTTTTGTCTCTAACGTCGGCCAATGAAATTTATTCAAGGATGGCTTTATCTGAGAAAAAAACTCTTTTCATTCGCTCAGGTATCCCCAAATATCTCCAGTTTTGTCCAACTTGTGTTCTTCAAGATAGAAAACAGTTTGGTGAGTGCTACTGGCACCGTCTTCATCAAGCGCCTGGTGTCAAAATTTGTCCAGTGCATCGAAAGTTTCTACAAAGCAGCCAGATTAGCATTCAACAACATCAATGTATTGCAGCAGAACAGGCATTATCAAAAATTGAAGTAGAACCATCTTTGAATACACATTCAATACATCCACTGTTTTTGCAAATTGCTCATGATGCCACTTGGCTATTGAGCCAACCGCATCAAACTGTTGATCAACAGTTTATCCGTAATCGCTACGTCCAGCTGATGATTTCTGCTGGATTTGCTAATTCTCGGGGCTTCTTTGCTATGCCTCAACTGATCAATAGTTTTGAACAAGCTTATCCAGTTGATTGCATAAAACAGCTTCAATGCGGATTTGACCTGTCCGCAGAACCAAGTTGGATAACCATAACTCTCCAAAATTGGCGACAGCATCAGCATCCCTTGCGCCATCTACTATTGATTCATCTACTACGATGTTCTGCCCAAGACTTTTTCCTGACTTAA
- a CDS encoding Mu transposase C-terminal domain-containing protein → MEIPVHYRQHRDKAWTIIGNCVSDERVFIPKEHGALILAMMAQKGCTKRTIYKYLRQYWQGGQNKNALLPRFDQCGGKAKERQCGEQKRGRPGKLAQITNQHQGVNIDVEMRERFRRGISLFYENATGRTLKDAYQLTLFKFFHQGYELHNQVWVPILPPAEELPTYRQFRYWYFKNQDLSKTLQSRLGQREFNLQHRALLGDSTQMAFGPGSLYQIDATIGDVYLVSSLNRHRIIGRPVIYLVIDVFSRLISGFSVSLEGPSWLGAMLALENATADKVAFCHEFGIEINSADWPSRHCPEAILADRGEFEGYNADNLVNALNIRVANTPPYRPDWKAIVERHFRTCNDKLIRFLPGAVHHKRSRGDRDYRLDAVLDLHQFRKLMILCILDHNQHHRLQGYQMDEFMINDAVEPYPVDLWHWGVRNRVGHLRTSSTDMMRLHLLPSAEATVTPKGIRCHKLLYTCDLALQQQWFVKARVQGSWKVKVAYDPRQLEQIYLRLNNNNQIVTCHLLPCSKTFSGRDWHEAIDYWAEKKLAMAAENSRSLQTTATFHAQVEQLVSEAVQHSELHQSSTSKQSRIQGIRETRRTEREQERSDLAWQLGVTEPQNNSSLSEKTNEEYVPPPQPLDLLRRLREESWNDEP, encoded by the coding sequence TTGGAAATTCCAGTACATTATAGACAGCATCGAGATAAAGCTTGGACGATTATTGGCAACTGTGTATCTGATGAGCGAGTCTTTATACCAAAAGAACACGGTGCTCTAATCTTGGCGATGATGGCACAAAAAGGATGCACGAAAAGGACAATTTACAAATATTTGCGCCAGTACTGGCAAGGGGGACAGAACAAAAATGCTCTTCTTCCTCGCTTTGACCAGTGCGGTGGTAAAGCCAAGGAAAGGCAATGTGGGGAGCAAAAACGGGGACGCCCCGGCAAATTAGCTCAGATCACAAATCAACATCAGGGAGTAAATATTGATGTTGAGATGCGAGAACGGTTTCGCCGAGGAATTAGCTTATTTTACGAAAATGCTACTGGGAGAACCCTAAAAGACGCTTATCAACTGACGCTCTTCAAGTTTTTTCATCAAGGATATGAACTGCACAATCAGGTGTGGGTACCGATACTGCCACCTGCTGAAGAATTACCAACTTATAGGCAGTTTCGTTATTGGTATTTCAAGAATCAAGACCTGAGCAAGACACTTCAATCTCGCTTGGGGCAACGAGAGTTCAATTTACAGCATCGGGCATTGCTGGGTGATTCAACACAAATGGCATTTGGCCCTGGTTCGTTATACCAAATTGATGCCACTATTGGGGATGTTTATTTAGTGAGTTCCTTGAATCGCCATCGTATCATTGGGCGACCTGTGATCTATTTGGTGATTGATGTATTCAGCCGACTGATTAGCGGGTTTAGCGTTAGCCTTGAAGGGCCAAGTTGGTTGGGAGCAATGCTAGCACTAGAAAATGCTACGGCAGACAAAGTAGCATTTTGTCACGAGTTTGGTATTGAAATTAATTCGGCAGATTGGCCAAGCCGTCATTGTCCAGAAGCCATCTTAGCAGATCGAGGTGAATTTGAAGGTTATAACGCCGATAACCTAGTCAACGCACTTAACATCCGAGTAGCTAATACGCCTCCCTACCGACCAGATTGGAAAGCCATTGTCGAAAGGCATTTCCGCACTTGTAATGATAAATTGATTCGCTTTCTGCCAGGGGCTGTCCACCACAAACGTTCGCGAGGAGATAGAGACTATCGGCTTGATGCAGTTTTAGACCTGCATCAATTCCGAAAGCTAATGATTCTCTGCATCCTTGACCATAATCAGCATCATCGTCTTCAGGGATATCAGATGGACGAATTTATGATTAATGATGCAGTTGAACCATACCCAGTTGACCTTTGGCATTGGGGTGTCCGCAATCGCGTTGGTCATTTACGCACAAGTAGCACCGACATGATGCGCTTGCATTTATTACCCTCCGCCGAGGCGACCGTTACTCCAAAGGGTATCCGCTGTCACAAATTACTCTACACCTGCGATTTGGCGCTACAGCAACAGTGGTTTGTCAAAGCTAGAGTGCAAGGGAGTTGGAAAGTCAAAGTTGCTTATGACCCTCGTCAACTTGAGCAAATTTATTTACGGCTAAATAATAATAACCAAATAGTAACTTGTCACCTACTACCATGTTCAAAAACCTTTAGCGGTCGTGATTGGCATGAGGCGATTGACTATTGGGCAGAAAAAAAACTGGCAATGGCAGCCGAAAACAGTCGTTCTCTTCAAACAACTGCCACTTTTCACGCTCAAGTAGAACAGCTTGTTAGTGAAGCTGTACAACATTCTGAATTACACCAAAGTTCAACCAGCAAACAGAGCCGAATTCAAGGTATTCGGGAAACTCGGCGCACTGAGCGGGAGCAGGAACGTTCCGATTTGGCTTGGCAGCTAGGAGTCACAGAGCCTCAAAACAACAGTTCCCTATCAGAGAAAACCAATGAAGAGTATGTGCCACCCCCACAACCTTTAGACCTGCTACGTCGTCTTAGAGAGGAATCTTGGAACGATGAACCCTGA
- a CDS encoding plasmid pRiA4b ORF-3 family protein, whose product MSDSPEPVNYQLKVVLLGISPMIWRRILVLSDSTIEDLHYTLQISMGWEDIHLHHFIIHGKQYGVTQPGGTTFSTRACEVKLSTFGWQLKEKFLYEYDFSICPSMGTWRYWWRHQIRLEAISAAQAKQTYPVCTGGKGVCPPEDCGGAWGFMETRQEYSGWHILERFGSMLEEEDWTEYREELCQLQTWLLVDQNHFDRAQVNSRLQQYASRDKELMLYEQGIG is encoded by the coding sequence ATGTCCGATTCCCCTGAACCTGTCAACTATCAACTTAAGGTGGTACTGCTGGGTATCAGTCCGATGATCTGGCGTCGCATTCTAGTACTGAGCGACAGCACAATAGAAGATTTGCACTACACGCTACAAATATCAATGGGGTGGGAAGACATTCACCTGCATCATTTCATCATTCATGGGAAGCAATACGGAGTAACTCAACCAGGTGGCACAACATTTAGTACTCGCGCCTGCGAGGTAAAGCTCTCCACATTCGGGTGGCAGCTCAAAGAAAAATTCTTATACGAATATGACTTCAGCATCTGCCCATCAATGGGTACTTGGCGTTATTGGTGGCGACACCAAATCCGACTCGAAGCCATCTCAGCAGCACAAGCAAAGCAAACTTATCCGGTCTGCACGGGTGGTAAAGGTGTTTGTCCTCCAGAAGACTGTGGTGGAGCTTGGGGATTTATGGAGACAAGGCAAGAATATTCAGGTTGGCATATATTAGAACGCTTTGGCTCAATGCTAGAAGAAGAAGACTGGACAGAATATAGAGAAGAATTATGCCAACTACAAACCTGGCTGTTAGTTGATCAAAATCATTTCGACCGCGCTCAAGTAAACAGCCGTTTACAGCAATATGCCAGCCGGGATAAGGAACTAATGTTATATGAGCAGGGGATAGGGTGA